ATTTTGGATCGTTACATCTCGCACGTACTGTCACATCCTCATTGAGCTGCCGCGGAAGGCGGTTCTCCGGGCGCGATCCAATCAATTATCTGTGAACATATACGTTTGTCAATGAAAAGGTACTTCGTACCGTTCTCGGGGAGGTATTGGTGAATCAACAGCAAGGGTCCTCCCGCTGGTCGGAAACGAAAATCTCATTTCCGACCAACGGGAGGACCACGGATACGCGCAGCGTCCAGGACCGCACGAAGTGCCGCCCGCCCGGCGTTAGGGCGCTTTTATGCTTTTACGCGCGCACCCCATAACGTGCAGCCGATTCGCGGCGCGAGAGGTTAGGGCTAAGCGCGCGACGGGCGCTGTCGTACGCGTCCCAGTCCGCAATGTTGGGCAGCGCGGGAATCGTAATCAGCTCGTGCTGATCGAGTCCGGCCAGCGAAGCATCGACCATCTCCTCCGCCGTCATCACGATCTCGGCGGGCAGGTGGCTCAGCGGAATCCCCGAACGGTCCCAAAGCTCAGTGCTCGTCGCACCCGGAAGCACGGCCTGCACCTGGATGCCCTTGCTGCTCACCTCGTTGTGCAGCGCCTGCGTCAGGTTCACAACGTACGCCTTAGTGCCGCTATACGCGCCGTTCAGCATCTCAGGAGCCAGCGCGACGACGGAAGCAATGTTGATGATGAGCCCACTGGCACGCTCAAGAAAGCCGGGCAGCACAGCCGAGGTCAGGCGCGTCAGCGCCGTCACGTTGAGCTGGATCATGTTGTCGAGATCATCGGCCTTGGAATCGACGAGCTTAGCCCCGACGTTGAGGCCCGCGTTGTTGACCAGCGCCGTGATGGCCTTATCCGAGCGCAAGCGCTCTTCTACCTTCAGCAGATCCTGCCGGTTCGTCAGGTCGGCGGGGAGGACATCGACCGTGCGGCCCGTCTTCGCGGTCAGGCTGGCTGCAAGATCCGTAAGCCGCTTCTGGTCGCGGGCGACGAGGATCAGGTTGTAACCGCGTTGGGCAAGGCGATCGGCGTAGACTGCGCCGATGCCGGTTGAGGCTCCGGTGATGAGGGCGGTGCCTTTGGAGAGCTGAGCGTTCATGTGAGACCTCGGTGAATCGAAGATGTGAGTCAAGGTTTCTGACACGCTTACTTAGAGTAGACCGGTCGGTTAGTAGATTCAGAAAACTTACACCTCTTCTAAAAACCGCGTGAGCGCTACTTTTTCAGTAACACCTGAAAGGCAAAGTGCATGAACGTATCGAGCGGCGCATCGCTCTTCTCGGCCTTCGAGCGCACCAGGGCGCCCTCCCAGCTATTGAGCAGAAAGGCAGCAAGCTGGTCGGCCTTGGTGCTTCGCGGCAGATCGCCTCGCTCGATAGCCGAGCGCAGCAACACGGCGATCCCTCCCTGCCAGTTCGTAAAGATGCGGCTCAGCAGCGATTGAATCGTGTCGCTCTGCGCGGCCACCTCCAGGCTCAGGTTTCCCAGCATGCAGCCGTTGTACGGGCCGTTGTATCCAGCGAGAGAGACCATCTCTTCGAAGTAACGCCGCAGCCGCTTCAGAGGCGGCGTCTCCTCATCTTCGAGAAAGCCTCCCAGCCTGCGGTTCTCCTGTGCGGCATAGCGCTCGAGCACCTCTTTGGC
This is a stretch of genomic DNA from Granulicella sp. WH15. It encodes these proteins:
- a CDS encoding SDR family oxidoreductase, which gives rise to MNAQLSKGTALITGASTGIGAVYADRLAQRGYNLILVARDQKRLTDLAASLTAKTGRTVDVLPADLTNRQDLLKVEERLRSDKAITALVNNAGLNVGAKLVDSKADDLDNMIQLNVTALTRLTSAVLPGFLERASGLIINIASVVALAPEMLNGAYSGTKAYVVNLTQALHNEVSSKGIQVQAVLPGATSTELWDRSGIPLSHLPAEIVMTAEEMVDASLAGLDQHELITIPALPNIADWDAYDSARRALSPNLSRRESAARYGVRA
- a CDS encoding TetR/AcrR family transcriptional regulator, which codes for MQTTREHLIEVGLDRIYAMGYTVTGVKEILDQAGVPKGSFYHYFPSKEAFAKEVLERYAAQENRRLGGFLEDEETPPLKRLRRYFEEMVSLAGYNGPYNGCMLGNLSLEVAAQSDTIQSLLSRIFTNWQGGIAVLLRSAIERGDLPRSTKADQLAAFLLNSWEGALVRSKAEKSDAPLDTFMHFAFQVLLKK